The following coding sequences lie in one Pseudomonas sp. B33.4 genomic window:
- a CDS encoding TetR/AcrR family transcriptional regulator, translated as MRYSHDHKAQTHQRIIKEASARFRKDGIGATGLQPLMKALGLTHGGFYSHFKSKDELVEKALQEAGNQVDGLCAEIFSKDNPLDAFIETYLSEWHQTSPHEGCPLLTISSELGLRGQPSPTSDVVLNARLEQIENSLEGENSADRAIVIMSTLVGALLLSRSVADAGFAQRILDVTRDHLKNRD; from the coding sequence ATGCGTTATTCGCATGACCATAAAGCCCAGACCCATCAGCGCATCATCAAGGAGGCTTCGGCACGCTTTCGCAAGGACGGAATCGGCGCTACAGGTCTGCAGCCCCTGATGAAGGCGCTGGGTTTGACCCATGGCGGTTTCTATTCACATTTCAAATCCAAGGACGAGTTGGTCGAGAAGGCCTTGCAAGAGGCCGGCAACCAGGTCGACGGGTTATGTGCCGAGATTTTTTCCAAGGACAACCCGCTTGATGCCTTTATCGAGACGTACCTGTCCGAATGGCATCAAACGTCGCCCCATGAAGGCTGCCCGTTGCTGACCATTTCTTCGGAGCTGGGCCTGCGTGGCCAGCCGAGTCCCACCAGTGACGTGGTCCTCAACGCACGGCTGGAGCAGATCGAAAACAGCCTCGAAGGCGAAAACAGCGCTGACCGCGCCATCGTCATCATGTCGACCCTGGTCGGTGCACTGCTGCTGTCGCGCAGTGTCGCGGATGCCGGGTTTGCGCAACGCATCCTCGATGTCACCCGCGATCACCTCAAGAACCGCGACTAA
- a CDS encoding nucleoside-diphosphate sugar epimerase/dehydratase, with protein MDKIREYLLGLPRRRKRLLQVATDIVLVWAALWLAFIVRLGLDDMYNPFKVHFWLFVCAPVVAIPLFIRFGMYRAVMRYFGNDALVAIIKAVSLSALILALVVYWYSNHEAVVPRSIVFNYWWLSLVIIGGLRLCMRQYFMGDWFAGAQHVPFSSRDDSLIKVAVYGAGVAGNQLVAALRMGRTMRPVAFIDDDPSIADRVIAGLQVYKPKHIQQMIDETGAQEILLALPSSTRARRREILTLLESFPLHIRSVPNFTDLASGRVKVEDIQEVDIADLLGRDSVPAQPDLLERCIKGKTVMVTGAGGSIGSELCRQIYSLGPTRLLLFDHSEFNLYSILSELEQRGTRESTSVKLLPILGSIRHPHKLLDVMNTWDVETVYHAAAYKHVPMVEHNIAEGVLNNVIGTLNTAQAALQSGVSNFVLISTDKAVRPTNVMGSTKRLAELTLQALSREIAPVLFGDKSNVSRVNKTRFTMVRFGNVLGSSGSVIPLFHSQIKSGGPLTVTHPKITRYFMTIPEAAQLVIQAGSMGQGGDVFVLDMGEPVRIVELAKKMIHLSGLSVRSEKNLQGDISIEFTGLRPGEKLYEELLIGDNVLATEHPMIMSASEDHLPWDLLKLRLADLLAAVEEDDYSRVRQLLRDTVSGYTPDGEIVDWIYQQRRLEP; from the coding sequence ATGGATAAAATCAGAGAGTACCTGTTAGGCCTTCCCCGGCGCCGCAAGAGACTGCTTCAGGTTGCCACAGACATCGTGCTCGTCTGGGCCGCTTTGTGGCTGGCCTTTATCGTTCGCCTGGGTCTGGACGATATGTACAACCCTTTCAAGGTGCATTTCTGGCTTTTCGTATGCGCGCCTGTTGTCGCGATTCCCTTGTTCATTCGTTTTGGCATGTACCGTGCGGTAATGCGCTATTTTGGCAACGATGCGCTGGTCGCTATTATCAAAGCGGTCAGTCTGTCCGCATTGATTCTGGCGCTGGTTGTCTATTGGTATAGCAACCACGAGGCGGTAGTCCCGCGTTCGATTGTCTTCAACTATTGGTGGCTGAGCCTTGTCATCATCGGCGGCTTGCGGTTGTGCATGCGTCAGTATTTCATGGGGGACTGGTTCGCTGGCGCTCAGCACGTACCCTTTTCCAGCCGTGACGATAGCCTTATCAAAGTTGCAGTCTATGGGGCTGGAGTCGCGGGTAATCAATTGGTTGCCGCATTACGCATGGGCCGAACCATGCGCCCGGTGGCATTTATTGATGACGACCCGAGCATTGCTGATCGGGTAATTGCCGGGCTGCAGGTTTACAAACCCAAGCACATTCAACAGATGATCGATGAAACAGGTGCGCAGGAAATTCTTTTAGCGCTGCCGTCGTCGACACGTGCACGTCGCCGGGAGATTCTCACGCTTCTGGAGAGTTTTCCGCTACATATCCGCAGCGTTCCAAATTTCACTGACCTTGCCAGTGGCCGAGTCAAGGTCGAGGATATTCAGGAAGTGGATATCGCTGATCTGTTGGGGCGTGATTCGGTGCCTGCACAACCGGATCTGCTTGAGCGCTGTATCAAGGGCAAGACGGTGATGGTTACTGGCGCTGGCGGTTCCATTGGCTCTGAGCTTTGCCGACAGATCTACTCGCTTGGCCCCACCAGGCTATTGTTGTTTGACCACAGCGAGTTCAACCTTTACAGCATACTTTCGGAGTTGGAGCAAAGGGGAACCCGGGAGTCGACTTCGGTCAAGCTCTTGCCGATACTCGGATCCATCCGACATCCGCATAAACTGCTGGATGTCATGAATACCTGGGACGTTGAAACTGTTTACCATGCGGCCGCGTATAAGCACGTGCCCATGGTTGAACACAACATTGCAGAAGGGGTGCTCAATAACGTCATCGGGACGCTTAATACTGCCCAGGCTGCCTTGCAATCGGGGGTGTCCAACTTCGTATTGATTTCCACAGACAAGGCGGTTCGCCCTACTAACGTGATGGGCAGTACCAAGCGTCTTGCCGAGTTGACGCTTCAGGCCTTGAGTCGAGAAATCGCCCCTGTTCTGTTCGGCGACAAATCCAATGTGTCTCGAGTCAACAAGACTCGTTTTACGATGGTCCGCTTCGGCAATGTGCTGGGTTCTTCCGGTTCGGTTATTCCCTTGTTCCACAGTCAGATCAAATCAGGTGGGCCATTGACGGTGACCCACCCCAAGATTACCCGTTACTTCATGACTATCCCTGAAGCCGCGCAACTAGTGATTCAGGCCGGTTCCATGGGGCAGGGGGGCGATGTGTTCGTACTCGATATGGGGGAACCGGTAAGAATTGTCGAACTGGCGAAGAAGATGATTCATTTGTCCGGTTTGAGCGTGCGTTCGGAGAAAAATCTGCAAGGTGACATTTCGATCGAATTCACCGGATTACGCCCCGGCGAGAAGCTTTATGAAGAGTTGTTGATTGGCGATAACGTATTGGCGACTGAACACCCGATGATCATGAGTGCTAGCGAAGATCATTTGCCATGGGACTTGCTCAAGCTTCGTTTGGCGGATTTGCTGGCTGCCGTCGAGGAAGATGATTATTCGCGCGTTCGCCAGTTGCTGCGAGACACCGTCTCCGGCTACACCCCCGATGGCGAAATTGTCGACTGGATCTATCAGCAACGCCGTCTCGAGCCCTGA
- a CDS encoding SDR family oxidoreductase, which translates to MNSAHSQGTALVTGASSGIGAIYAQRLAARGFDLLLVARDKDRLESAASQLREAHGVQVEVLKADLTQKDDVLKLEQRLRSDSSISLLVNNAGVAADGLLANADMDRLERLIQLNITAVTRLASAAAASFAKAGRGTIINIASVVALFPERFNATYSASKAYVLSLTQSLNTELEGTGAQIQAVLPGVTRTEIWERSGIDASGIPAEMVMDAGEMVDAALAGLDQGELITIPSLPDAGEWHAFVAARHVMAPNLSRSVAAQRYKSGN; encoded by the coding sequence ATGAATTCCGCACACTCCCAAGGTACTGCTCTCGTCACCGGCGCATCGTCGGGTATCGGTGCGATTTATGCTCAGCGCCTGGCGGCGCGTGGTTTTGATCTGCTGTTGGTAGCCCGTGACAAGGACCGTCTGGAAAGTGCTGCTAGCCAGTTGCGTGAAGCCCATGGCGTTCAGGTTGAAGTGCTCAAGGCCGATCTGACACAGAAGGATGACGTGCTCAAACTCGAACAACGCCTGCGCAGCGATTCCAGCATAAGCTTGCTGGTCAATAACGCCGGTGTGGCGGCGGACGGATTGCTGGCCAATGCCGATATGGACCGGTTGGAGCGACTGATCCAGTTGAACATCACCGCCGTCACGCGTCTGGCCTCGGCGGCAGCCGCCAGTTTCGCCAAGGCCGGTCGTGGCACGATCATTAATATCGCCTCGGTGGTGGCGTTGTTCCCGGAACGCTTCAACGCTACCTACAGCGCCAGCAAAGCTTATGTACTGAGCCTGACCCAGTCGTTGAACACTGAACTTGAAGGCACCGGCGCGCAGATCCAGGCTGTGCTGCCCGGCGTAACCCGCACCGAAATCTGGGAGCGCTCCGGTATCGATGCCAGTGGCATTCCGGCAGAAATGGTCATGGACGCGGGCGAGATGGTCGATGCGGCGCTGGCCGGTCTGGATCAGGGCGAGTTGATCACCATTCCTTCACTGCCTGATGCAGGCGAATGGCACGCATTTGTTGCGGCTCGTCATGTCATGGCGCCGAACCTTTCTCGCAGTGTCGCAGCCCAACGCTACAAGTCCGGCAATTGA
- a CDS encoding helix-hairpin-helix domain-containing protein, with translation MRTGYFCSLIFAFLTSASIAAIAAPVAPVESPKAPLVMDTAAASQSAKVDLNDADAATLQKELAGVGEAKAKAIVAYRETNGPFSSVDELLEVKGIGKAILDRNRDKLEVN, from the coding sequence ATGCGTACCGGTTACTTCTGTTCTCTGATTTTTGCTTTCCTCACCAGCGCCTCGATCGCCGCTATTGCTGCACCTGTTGCCCCAGTGGAGTCACCCAAAGCGCCGTTGGTGATGGATACAGCGGCAGCTTCCCAAAGTGCAAAAGTCGATCTCAACGATGCCGACGCGGCGACGCTGCAAAAGGAACTGGCTGGGGTAGGTGAGGCCAAAGCGAAAGCGATTGTTGCGTATCGTGAAACAAACGGGCCGTTTTCATCGGTGGATGAGTTGCTGGAAGTGAAGGGGATTGGCAAGGCGATCCTGGATCGCAATCGCGACAAGCTGGAAGTCAACTAA
- the kdpF gene encoding K(+)-transporting ATPase subunit F, protein MSVLDGVSLLLAVGLFIYLLVALLRADRN, encoded by the coding sequence ATGAGCGTTCTGGACGGGGTGTCACTGCTGTTGGCAGTGGGGCTGTTCATTTATCTGTTGGTTGCGCTGTTGCGCGCGGATCGGAACTAG
- a CDS encoding glycosyltransferase family 4 protein, translated as MSYGYFIPLVFGIAFLLTAVLRRYAISRSLMDVPNARSSHVVATPRGGGIAIVAAFILSLGFLFFTDLISVRFFVAMAGGGGAIALIGFMDDHGHIAARWRLLGHFASALWLLGWMGGIPPVELFGTSIELGWLGFVLGAFYLVWLLNLYNFMDGIDGIASVEAICACVGACLLYWLSGLENLIWAPLLLAAAVGGFLYWNFPPARIFMGDAGSGFLGIVLGGLSLQAAWVSAPMLWAWMILLGVFIVDATYTLFHRMLRGEKIYEAHRSHAYQFASRRFGKHLPVTVAVGVINLFWLLPIAFCVTRLGLDGALGVLLAYIPLIVLAIKFHAGDLEIPVVKN; from the coding sequence ATGAGTTACGGATATTTCATTCCATTGGTTTTCGGAATTGCTTTTTTGCTGACTGCTGTTTTGCGCCGGTATGCGATATCTCGAAGTCTGATGGATGTTCCTAATGCACGCAGCTCTCATGTTGTGGCTACGCCACGCGGTGGCGGCATAGCGATTGTTGCGGCATTTATCTTGTCCCTGGGCTTTCTGTTTTTCACGGATTTGATTTCCGTCCGGTTTTTTGTCGCGATGGCAGGGGGCGGTGGTGCCATTGCCTTGATTGGATTCATGGATGATCACGGGCATATCGCCGCGCGATGGCGATTGTTGGGTCATTTTGCTTCAGCTTTGTGGTTATTGGGCTGGATGGGGGGCATACCACCCGTTGAGTTGTTCGGTACTTCGATCGAACTGGGTTGGCTGGGTTTTGTGCTGGGCGCTTTTTATCTTGTGTGGCTACTCAATCTTTACAACTTCATGGACGGCATTGACGGAATCGCCAGTGTAGAAGCGATTTGTGCCTGCGTCGGTGCTTGTCTGCTTTACTGGTTGTCGGGATTGGAGAATCTGATCTGGGCGCCTTTGTTGCTCGCTGCTGCCGTTGGCGGTTTTCTATATTGGAACTTCCCACCGGCACGGATATTCATGGGCGACGCTGGCAGTGGATTTCTGGGCATCGTCCTTGGCGGATTGTCTCTGCAGGCTGCCTGGGTGAGCGCACCGATGCTCTGGGCCTGGATGATTTTGCTTGGTGTGTTCATTGTCGACGCTACGTACACGCTGTTTCATCGCATGCTGAGAGGAGAAAAGATCTATGAAGCACACCGTAGTCATGCCTATCAGTTCGCTTCACGTCGCTTTGGCAAACACTTGCCGGTCACTGTTGCGGTCGGCGTGATCAATCTGTTCTGGCTGTTGCCCATTGCCTTTTGTGTCACGCGCCTCGGTTTGGACGGTGCTTTGGGTGTGCTTTTGGCTTACATTCCATTGATCGTACTGGCAATAAAGTTTCACGCCGGAGATCTCGAGATTCCGGTGGTCAAGAACTAA
- a CDS encoding SDR family oxidoreductase codes for MPKKILVTGATGFLGRSLVQHFCNFPDNSVVAPLRSVRGKLPEEMTVTRISDINEDTDWRESLTGVDVVVHAAARVHVMQEDSAKSIEEFRAVNVKGTLCLARQAVAAGAKRFIYISSIKVNGEATLLGHAFSASDTPLPSDAYGISKYEAEQQLMQLAQTGAIEVVIIRPVLIYGPGVGANFRQMMHWLTKGIPMPFGSVHNLRSLVSLDNVVDLVSTCVDHPRAANQVFLVSDDEDVSTTQLMQRLLIFLGRKTWLVPVPVSLLKFFARLVGRGAVAQRLFGSLQVDIKKNRELLGWRPPFTLDEGLKATAEHFLESRKR; via the coding sequence ATGCCAAAAAAAATACTTGTCACCGGTGCGACAGGATTTCTTGGAAGGTCCTTGGTTCAGCATTTTTGCAATTTTCCAGATAATTCCGTCGTGGCCCCATTACGGAGTGTACGAGGGAAGTTACCAGAGGAAATGACTGTAACTCGTATATCGGATATTAATGAAGATACCGACTGGCGCGAGTCTTTAACTGGTGTGGATGTTGTTGTACATGCTGCGGCGCGAGTGCATGTCATGCAAGAAGACTCGGCAAAATCCATTGAAGAGTTTCGCGCGGTTAATGTCAAAGGAACACTTTGTCTGGCACGGCAGGCCGTTGCGGCCGGTGCCAAAAGGTTCATTTATATAAGTTCTATCAAGGTTAATGGCGAAGCTACTCTGCTCGGCCATGCCTTTAGTGCCAGCGACACTCCGCTCCCGTCTGATGCTTATGGGATCTCCAAATACGAAGCAGAGCAACAACTAATGCAGCTTGCCCAGACAGGCGCAATAGAAGTTGTAATCATCCGCCCGGTACTAATTTATGGTCCAGGTGTAGGTGCGAACTTTCGTCAAATGATGCACTGGCTCACGAAGGGCATTCCAATGCCTTTCGGATCTGTTCACAACCTGCGAAGTCTCGTTTCACTGGATAACGTCGTTGATTTGGTCAGTACGTGTGTCGATCATCCTCGTGCCGCAAACCAGGTGTTTCTGGTCAGTGATGATGAAGATGTTTCTACAACCCAATTGATGCAACGTCTTCTGATTTTTTTGGGTAGAAAAACCTGGCTCGTCCCCGTTCCTGTTTCGCTACTGAAGTTCTTCGCTCGCCTGGTGGGGCGAGGTGCAGTCGCTCAGCGGCTTTTCGGCTCGCTACAGGTCGATATCAAGAAGAATCGAGAGTTGTTAGGCTGGCGTCCGCCCTTCACCCTGGATGAGGGCTTGAAGGCGACGGCTGAGCATTTTCTGGAGTCTCGCAAAAGATGA
- the kdpA gene encoding potassium-transporting ATPase subunit KdpA, translated as MHSYDYWLILAFFALVLLPAPFLGRFYYKVMEGQRTWLTPVLGPVERGCYRIAGVDPQTEQSWQKYTLALLAFNLAGFLLLFAILLFQDHLPLNPQNLPGQEWTQAFNTAVSFMTNTNWQSYSGEATLSYLSQMVGLTVQNFVSAATGLAVLVALCRGIGRKSTKTLGNFWVDMTRATLYGLLPLCLLLALYLVWQGVPQTFAQYVNAVTMQGVDQVIPLGPAASQIAIKQLGTNGGGFFGVNSAHPFENPTAWSNLFEVASIILIPVALVFTFGHYVKDLRQSRAIIACMLALFLIGGATSLWAEYQPNPTLSNGAVEQTAPLEGKEARFGTTATVLWSVTTTAASNGSVNGMHDSLNPLSGMVALVNMMVGEVIFGGVGAGLYGMLLNVLIAVFLAGLMIGRTPEYLGKKLQAREVQLLVVTLLVMPVGVLVLGAIAAAVPSAAATISNPGPHGFSQLLYAYTSASANNGSAFGGLSANTPFHNLMLGLGMLIGRFGYILPVLALAGSLAMKKTAPIGQNSFPTHGPLFVTLLTVTILLVGGLTFLPTLALGPIAEHLSMGF; from the coding sequence ATGCACAGTTATGACTATTGGCTGATCCTCGCGTTCTTTGCGTTGGTCTTGCTGCCGGCGCCGTTCCTCGGGCGCTTCTACTACAAAGTAATGGAAGGCCAGCGCACCTGGCTGACGCCGGTTCTCGGCCCGGTCGAGCGCGGTTGCTACCGTATCGCCGGGGTCGATCCGCAGACTGAACAGAGCTGGCAGAAATACACGCTGGCTCTGCTGGCGTTCAACCTTGCCGGTTTTCTGCTGTTGTTTGCGATCCTGTTGTTCCAGGATCACCTGCCGCTGAACCCGCAGAACCTGCCGGGCCAGGAGTGGACGCAAGCGTTCAACACCGCCGTCAGTTTCATGACCAACACCAACTGGCAGTCCTACAGCGGCGAGGCGACCCTCAGCTATCTGAGCCAGATGGTCGGTCTCACCGTACAGAACTTCGTCAGCGCCGCCACCGGCCTGGCCGTGCTGGTTGCGCTGTGCCGTGGCATCGGTCGCAAGTCGACCAAGACTCTCGGCAACTTCTGGGTCGACATGACCCGCGCCACCCTCTACGGCTTGTTGCCACTGTGCCTGTTGCTGGCGTTGTATCTGGTCTGGCAGGGCGTGCCGCAAACCTTCGCGCAGTATGTGAATGCGGTGACGATGCAGGGTGTCGATCAAGTGATCCCGCTCGGCCCGGCCGCCAGCCAAATTGCGATCAAGCAACTGGGCACCAACGGTGGCGGGTTCTTCGGCGTCAACTCGGCGCATCCATTCGAGAACCCGACCGCGTGGAGCAACTTGTTCGAAGTCGCTTCGATCATTCTGATCCCGGTGGCGCTGGTGTTCACCTTCGGCCATTACGTCAAGGACCTGCGTCAGAGCCGCGCGATCATCGCCTGCATGCTGGCGCTGTTCCTGATCGGCGGCGCGACCTCGCTGTGGGCGGAGTATCAACCGAACCCGACGCTGAGCAACGGTGCCGTCGAACAGACCGCACCGCTGGAAGGTAAAGAAGCGCGCTTTGGCACCACCGCCACGGTGCTGTGGTCGGTGACGACGACGGCGGCTTCGAACGGCTCGGTCAACGGCATGCACGATAGCCTCAACCCGCTCAGCGGCATGGTCGCGCTGGTCAACATGATGGTCGGCGAAGTGATCTTCGGCGGCGTCGGTGCCGGGCTCTACGGCATGTTGCTCAACGTGCTGATCGCGGTGTTCCTTGCCGGTTTGATGATCGGACGTACACCGGAATACCTCGGCAAGAAACTCCAGGCGCGCGAAGTGCAATTGCTGGTCGTCACTCTGTTGGTGATGCCGGTTGGCGTGCTGGTGCTCGGTGCGATTGCCGCAGCGGTTCCCAGTGCTGCGGCGACCATCAGCAACCCCGGACCGCACGGTTTCAGTCAGTTGCTTTATGCCTACACCTCGGCAAGCGCCAACAACGGCTCGGCGTTCGGTGGCCTGAGCGCGAACACGCCGTTTCATAACCTGATGCTCGGCCTGGGCATGTTGATCGGCCGCTTCGGTTACATCCTTCCCGTGCTGGCGCTGGCTGGCAGTCTGGCGATGAAGAAAACCGCACCGATCGGCCAGAACAGCTTCCCGACTCATGGCCCGCTGTTCGTGACCCTGTTGACCGTGACCATTTTGCTGGTGGGCGGCCTGACCTTTCTGCCGACTCTGGCGCTCGGCCCAATTGCCGAACATTTAAGTATGGGCTTCTAA
- the fabF gene encoding beta-ketoacyl-ACP synthase II, whose translation MDSRRIVVTGMGLVSPLGSDLEVVWQRLLAGRSGLRNLPEATVADLPTRVGGAVPTLEEDAEAGFDPDRATPPKEQKKMDRFILFAMEAARQALEQADWHPSESKSQERSATIIGSGVGGFGAIADAVRTTDSRGPRRLSPFTIPSFLVNLAAGHVSIQHGLKGPLGAPVTACAAGVQAIGDAARLIRAGEADIAVCGGAEACIDRVSLAGFAAARALSSGYNDTPQRASRPFDSGRDGFVMGEGAGLLVIESLEHALARGATPLAELVGYGTSADAYHLTAGPEDGSGARRAMTLALAQAGIEPDQVQHLNAHATSTPVGDLGELAAIKALFGTQNKIAVTSTKSATGHLLGAAGGLEAIFTLLAIRDQVVPPTLNFDNPDPASAGVDIVHGQARPMSIEYALSNGFGFGGVNASVLFKRWQA comes from the coding sequence ATGGATTCGCGTCGAATAGTCGTCACGGGCATGGGCCTGGTTTCACCCTTGGGCAGCGATCTTGAAGTCGTATGGCAGCGTTTGCTGGCAGGGCGTTCTGGTTTGCGTAACTTGCCTGAGGCAACGGTCGCTGATTTACCCACGCGAGTCGGCGGCGCGGTGCCGACGCTGGAAGAGGACGCTGAAGCAGGTTTCGATCCGGATCGCGCTACGCCACCGAAGGAGCAGAAGAAGATGGACCGCTTCATTCTGTTCGCCATGGAGGCTGCCCGTCAGGCGCTGGAACAGGCTGACTGGCATCCTTCAGAAAGCAAAAGCCAGGAGCGTAGCGCAACGATCATCGGTTCCGGTGTCGGTGGTTTCGGCGCGATTGCCGACGCCGTGCGCACCACCGACAGTCGCGGTCCTCGGCGTTTGTCACCGTTTACCATTCCGTCGTTTCTGGTCAATCTCGCGGCAGGTCACGTGTCCATTCAACACGGCCTCAAGGGGCCTTTGGGTGCGCCGGTGACGGCGTGCGCTGCGGGTGTTCAAGCGATTGGCGATGCGGCGCGCTTGATCCGCGCCGGCGAAGCGGATATTGCCGTGTGTGGCGGTGCGGAAGCCTGCATCGACCGCGTCAGTCTGGCCGGTTTCGCGGCAGCGCGGGCACTGTCGAGCGGTTACAACGACACCCCGCAGCGCGCCTCGCGGCCGTTCGACAGCGGGCGCGACGGTTTCGTGATGGGCGAGGGCGCCGGGCTTTTGGTGATCGAATCCCTCGAGCATGCGTTGGCGCGTGGCGCGACGCCGCTGGCGGAGCTGGTCGGCTATGGCACCAGCGCCGACGCCTATCACCTGACGGCCGGGCCTGAAGATGGCAGTGGGGCTCGGCGGGCGATGACGCTGGCACTGGCGCAGGCGGGTATCGAGCCGGATCAGGTGCAGCATCTCAATGCGCATGCGACCTCGACGCCAGTGGGCGATCTGGGTGAGTTGGCCGCGATCAAAGCGTTGTTCGGCACGCAGAATAAAATCGCCGTGACGTCGACCAAGTCAGCCACCGGTCATTTGCTCGGCGCTGCCGGCGGGCTTGAAGCGATCTTCACGCTGCTGGCAATTCGTGATCAGGTGGTACCGCCGACGCTGAATTTCGACAATCCCGATCCGGCGAGCGCAGGGGTGGACATCGTCCATGGCCAGGCGCGGCCGATGTCGATCGAATATGCACTGTCCAATGGTTTCGGGTTTGGCGGGGTCAATGCCAGCGTGCTGTTCAAGCGCTGGCAGGCTTAG
- the eat gene encoding ethanolamine permease, with translation MNTQLKPTLGTLHLWGIAVGLVISGEYFGWSYGWGVAGTLGFLVTSFMVATMYTCFIFSFTELTTAIPHAGGPFAYSRRAFGEKGGLIAGLATLIEFVFAPPAIALAIGAYLNVQFPALDPKHAAVGAYIVFMGLNILGVKLAATFELIVCVLAVAELLVFMGVVAPAFSFSNFALNGWAGSDVFGAPAIAGMFAAIPFAIWFFLAIEGAAMAAEEAKDPKRTIPKAYISGILTLVLLAMGVMFFAGGVGDWRTLANINDPLPQAMKTVVGDNSGWLHMLVWIGLFGLVASFHGIILGYSRQFFALARAGYLPASLAKLSRFQTPHRAIIVGGIIGIAAIYSDGLINLGGMTLTAAMITMAVFGAIVMYIMSMLSLFKLRKSEPNLERTFRAPCYPLIPMIALVLAVVCLVAMAWFNALIGLIFLGFMAVGFGYFLLTGQLRADAPADAMLTGN, from the coding sequence ATGAACACACAACTCAAACCCACGCTGGGCACCTTGCACCTGTGGGGCATCGCCGTGGGGCTGGTGATTTCCGGGGAATACTTCGGCTGGAGTTATGGCTGGGGCGTGGCTGGGACGCTGGGGTTTCTGGTGACCTCGTTCATGGTCGCGACCATGTACACCTGCTTTATCTTCAGTTTCACCGAACTGACCACCGCGATTCCCCATGCGGGCGGGCCGTTTGCCTACAGCCGACGCGCCTTCGGTGAAAAAGGAGGATTGATTGCTGGCCTGGCGACGCTGATCGAGTTTGTCTTCGCGCCACCGGCCATTGCCCTGGCCATCGGCGCTTACCTGAATGTGCAGTTTCCGGCACTCGATCCGAAACACGCAGCGGTCGGCGCCTATATCGTCTTTATGGGTTTGAATATTCTGGGCGTGAAGCTTGCGGCGACTTTCGAATTGATCGTCTGCGTACTGGCCGTCGCCGAATTGCTGGTGTTCATGGGGGTGGTCGCGCCGGCGTTCAGTTTCAGCAACTTCGCGCTCAATGGCTGGGCGGGGTCGGATGTATTTGGTGCGCCAGCGATTGCCGGGATGTTCGCGGCCATTCCGTTTGCGATCTGGTTCTTCCTCGCCATCGAAGGCGCCGCCATGGCCGCCGAAGAAGCCAAGGACCCGAAACGCACGATCCCCAAGGCTTACATCAGCGGCATTCTGACTCTGGTGCTGCTGGCGATGGGTGTGATGTTCTTTGCCGGCGGTGTCGGTGACTGGCGCACCTTGGCCAACATCAATGACCCATTGCCGCAGGCGATGAAAACCGTGGTCGGCGACAACTCTGGCTGGCTGCACATGCTGGTATGGATCGGTCTGTTCGGTCTGGTCGCCAGTTTCCACGGGATCATCCTCGGCTACTCGCGGCAGTTCTTCGCCCTCGCCCGCGCCGGGTATCTCCCAGCTTCGCTGGCGAAACTCTCGCGTTTCCAGACCCCGCACCGCGCAATCATTGTCGGCGGCATCATCGGCATCGCGGCGATTTACAGCGACGGCTTGATCAATCTCGGCGGCATGACCCTGACCGCCGCGATGATCACCATGGCCGTGTTCGGCGCGATCGTGATGTACATCATGAGCATGCTCAGCCTGTTCAAACTGCGTAAATCGGAACCGAATCTGGAACGCACTTTCCGCGCGCCGTGCTATCCGTTGATTCCAATGATTGCATTGGTGCTGGCGGTGGTTTGTCTGGTGGCGATGGCCTGGTTCAACGCGTTGATCGGCTTGATCTTCCTTGGCTTCATGGCGGTCGGTTTCGGCTACTTCCTGCTGACCGGACAACTGCGTGCCGACGCACCGGCCGATGCAATGCTGACGGGCAATTGA
- a CDS encoding DUF2897 family protein, translated as MPWYAWLILVVAIGSIVGGLMMLRDTANKVDLTDEERKRVAQRNAEADAKDAQDR; from the coding sequence ATGCCTTGGTATGCCTGGTTGATTCTGGTCGTTGCAATCGGCTCGATCGTAGGGGGATTGATGATGTTGCGCGACACCGCCAACAAGGTCGATCTGACCGATGAAGAACGCAAGCGCGTTGCCCAACGCAATGCCGAAGCGGACGCCAAAGACGCCCAAGACCGCTGA